The Lacticaseibacillus rhamnosus DNA window AGGTAACTTTTTTTACGATTTGTCATCAAAAAGGACCTCCATTAATCTTATCCTAGCTCCATTATAGCTTAATTGAAGCGCTAACACTAGAGAAAATGAACGTATTCAAACAAAAATGCACATCCACGATCATGCTTTACGCTGACATCACATAAAATGAAGGGCGATAGTAGTTTACTAATCGAGACCAGTAAACGGCTTTCGTCCTTCGCGTCTAATATGAATCTTCCGTACATTGTTTAATAAATCGGAAGTTTTAAGTTGACTTTAGCAGTCAAAGTTTAACGGCAGCAGTGTAAATTCGCTTAAAGAATTGATCCATAGTTGCTTGAGGCTTAAGCACATTGGTCAAACCGACAACAGCTTTCTTTTGTGCTTGATTAATGCCCAGCAGGCCAGTGTAGCCTAGAACGCTGCCGGTGTTACCGAGCCATCCGTCTGCCAGCTTGTACCAGCCATAGCCGTATCCAGCTTCGGCGGCCTTAAAGATCGTCTTCCAACTGGCCGCGGTTAGTAGTTGACCTGTCAAAACTGCTTGGGCAAATTTTTCTAAGTCGGCGACCGTTGTGACGAGTCCGCGATCGGCTTGGTTTTCATTACCTTTACCAGCCACATTGGGGTTGCCGGCTATCCAATGATAACTTTCTGCAAATGCGTGGGCCGTGCCGAGTTTTGTGTTGGTTAAGTTCAGCGGATCATAGATTTGTGCTTTTAAGATCGCCTCAAGTGGCCGTTCATTCGTCACGCGATCTAGAACTTCGCCCAACAGCAGTGCGTTCGTGCTGCTGTACGCGGTTTTACTGCCGGGTTTAAAGTTCAGGGGGAGATCATCAACCACAGCCAGCACCTTGGCTAAATCCATGTTTTGACCGGTATGTTGATTGATTTGCAGCGCTAACCGTTCGGCCGGCAGCGTGTCGGGAGCGTTGGCTTTAAATGGTGCAGCCATCAAAGTTAGATAGTCTGGAATTCCGCTTTGCATGGTGGCTAGTTGCGCTAAGGTTATTTGCTCGGCCTGTTGATACTCCGGAATATACTTAGACAATCTGTCAGTCAGCTTGACGGTGCCGGCTTCAACAAACTGCATGAGTAAAACACCGAAGAACTGTTGGGTGACAGTTCCGGCACCGCTCATTGTATGGGATGCAAACGGTACCTTCATGTCAATATGGGAAAACCCCTGCGCGTCTGCTGTTAATTCTTTATCGGGGGAAACAACTGCTACGGCGCCGTTATAGTGTTCGGTTTGTAAGGAACGACTCAACGGTGATTCATCTTTAAGAACTTCTGGTGTTACCATTTTGATGCCTCCAAGCAAGATTGACTTGGTCGAACTTTAGCTGTGTTATCTGAAACGTGGCGTTTTCGGCCGTTTTGGTTGTGTTTTAATCTAGGTGATTGACAGTGACTAGCTTGCCAGTAACGCCGACTTTGATGCCTTGATTGATCTTGTCGGTGCGGCTGGCATGAACGACTTGGAACTTGTTTTGCTTAACAATCAATGGGTTGTCGGTGTGATAGCCGACTGGTAACGGTTGATTGCTACCGCGAATTAACATGACAATAAATTTAAATCCGCTTGCATGAGCCTCACAGGGACTGTAATGCAAAGTGTCGCTGAAGAATTCAACCACAGTGCCAGCAGGGACGAAGAATAGCTTAGCGTCCTTTTCCGCGTTAAATTGACCATCATGCATCTGCCCGCGTTTACCGATCACCATCACGACATCGGTGAAGAAAACATTCACCTCGCTGCCTTGGTGAAATTCGACTGCTGTCAAAGCCTCGGCGTGTCCGGCACATTCACCGGCTTCGATTGGCAGGCCGGCAAAAACATCACGACCAATCTGTTGGACCACCGGGAGCTTTTCCATCGCGGGGTTGGAAGGAATATAGCGATTGGCAGCAGTCGGAGCGGGGATGGGGACTTGCTGATCCATGAACTGTTGGAGTTCGCTGACGTCATACTGTGTATAGGTGACCCCGTAATCGGAAAACGCTGAATCGGTTAACTGATAGATCGTCTTATCCGGATTCAGAGCTTGAATCTTTTCGAGAGTTGACATTTGATTGCTTCTTTCCTAGTTTAATAAGTTTCAATGGTGACTTTAGCAAAATACTCGGCAAATTTGGCGGGGTCGACAAAACCGGTTTCTGCTTCCATGGTGTTGAGCATGCCGGTTGTCATTGCGGTTTTCATAATGTCTTCATCGGACTTGCCATCATGAATGCCCATCGCCAGACCGGCAAGTGTTGAGTCCCCTGAGCCAACGGGATTGACAACCTGAATCTTAGGAATCGCGGCGTGGTAGAACTTATCTTGATGTTTAACAAAAGCACCGGCTGACCCTAATGAAACAACGATCCAGTCTACGCCGTCAAAAATCGGATCAGTGAGAGCTTGTTTCAAGGTTGCGTAATCAGTCTTATCCACCGGACGATTGAGCAGGCCGGCGAGTTCCTCTTCATTAGGCTTGATTAACAGCGGCTTGACGGGTGCTTCAAGGGCTGATTTCAAGGTTGCACCGGATGTGTCTAGCAGCACCTTCACGTTTTTGGCACCGGCATGGGCAATCATTTGCGTGTAGTAATCTTCAGGAAGCCCTTGTGGCATTGAGCCTGAAATCGTCAACAAATCGGTCTGATCAAGTAGCTTATCAAAGTGGTCTAGGAAGGCACTTGCATCTTCAGGCGCGATGGTTGGGCCTGCTTCGAGAATTTCAGTCTGTTTGCCGCCATCGTGCAATACCGCAATCGAACTGCGGGTTTCGGCGTCAATGGGAAAGAAGTTATGGGCAATGCCATCGTGATCCAACTGATTTTCCAGCCATTTGCCAAAATAACCGCCGATGAAGCCAGTGGCCGTGATGTCATGATCAAGCAGATGAATGACGCGGGAAACGTTTAACCCTTTTCCACCAGCAGTTTTGCGAACGGTTTTAACCCGATTGACCGTGTCGATTTTAAGATGATCGAGTGGATAGGAAACGTCGATTGAGGGATTTAATGTAACCGTTAAGATCATAATGAGTTTTCCTCCAAAAGTGAACGTGAGCAGATTGCCTGCTAACGTCATATTAGTGATTGTGTTAGTCGGTTTTCGGTTAATAAAAGCCGACCCCTCAAGGAATCGGCTTTTATGGTCTTACACGAACTATTCGTGGCTGACCTTGTCCGTCCAAGGAGTAGCAGTATCCGCTAGAACCTTGTTCAAACGATCGATGTTAGCTTTACCTTCCGTTTCCAGCCATTGCTTGCCGGCAGCTTCGCCTTCAGCAGCAAATGGCTTAACGCCTGGCTTCCAGGTTGCCCGGCCGCAAAGCACACCGTTAAAGGTTGAACCGGCTTCCTTAGCAAATTTGAGTTCTTCAAGGAACAATTCGTTGGAAACACCAGCGGACAGGAAGATGAATGGCAAATCGGTTGCGTCGGACTGGGCTTTGTAATATTTGGCAGCTTCTTCTTTGGTATAAACCGGGGTTACGCCTTCATCGGTGAAGCCTTCAACAAACTTCTGATCAACCGGGACTTCGACTTTTAGAACGGAGACATTGTACTGCGGTTTGCTGAATTCCTTGGTGATCTTGATGACCTTGTCCGGCTTAACCTTAGCCCATGCAGCGGTGCCAGTCTCGTTGAGCGTACCATCATAGGAAACCAGTTCCAGGAATAGTGGCAAATCATTAGCCTTAGCTTCAGCACCAACCCGTTCAACAAACGCATATTTACGATCGTTGATACTATCAGGTTCGTCAGGGTCGATGTATAGCAGGAATTTGACTGCATCGCCGCCTTCGTTCTTGATGCGCAAAGCACTTTGGTTATCAATCAAATCCGGGAAACGGCCAGGTTCAGTCGCATCGTAGCCGGTTTTTTCATAGGAGAGAAGCAAGCCGGCTTGTGGTGCACGAACTTTGGCAGCTGGCAGGCCATATTCCGGATCAAGCAAAATTGAACTGGCGTATTTGGTTAGTTCTTCAGAAACCGCTTTCTTGAAATCGACAATGGTGGTTTCATCAGCTGGCTTGTTCGCTGCAGCTGCAAGCATTTTCTTTAAAGAACCGCGTTGATCAATTGCCAGCGCGGAGATAACGTTATTTTCGTCGGAAAGTTTTTGCAGATGCTTGAATTGGCCCGCAGTAAGGGTGACTGTCATGTAAAAATGCCTCCTAGGATTTTAAAGTTTAATTAGTCGTGATAGACGCCTTCAGCCCACTTTTCAAGTTCAGCATCAAAGAAATGCGGGTTGTCTTTTTGATCAGGATTTGGTTTCGCGATGTTGTCGATCTTATCAATCAACTTTTTATTTTCGGGCGTTTCTTTGTAGGTGGCATCCAGATAAGCTTTGACAATATCTTGAATGAGGTGAACGCCGACAACTGCGCCACCGATACCTAAGACGTTAGCGTTTAGCTGTTCGCGAGCATAGACGGCTGAGGTGACATCATCACACATGGCCGCGCGGATGCCTTCGTTTTTATCTGCGGCTGTTGAAATACCGATACCCGTACCGCACATCACGATGCCGAGATCTGCACGACCATCAGCAACATCTTCAGCGACCTTCTTACCATAAATCGGATAGTGGGTACGATGCGTGTCATAGGTACCTTCATCAATAACCGTGTAACCCATGTCTTTTAACATGTTTGAAATTTCAATCTTTTGCATCGTGACGATGTGATCGTTACCAATAGCAATAATCATAAGTGTGAAGCTTCCTTTCTATATTGGGTGAAAGACGGCGTTAAATCATTTTTTCAAGCATGTCGAGCCGGATTTGATGACGGCCGCCAGCATATTCGGTATCCAGATAACGTTGGATGATGACCAGTGCGCGATCATAACCTGTAATGCCGGTACCGATAGCAATTGCCTTGGCGCCATTATGTTCAGCCGTCATGTGGGCAGTGTTTTCTTCTTCAACGACCGCGGTAACCATGCCTTTGACTTTGTTAGAAGCCATGGCAGAACCGACACCGTAACGATCAAACATGATGGCTTTGTGCGCATCACTGTTTAGCAGCTTTTTGGTAACTGCCAGTGAAGATTCAACAAAATCTTCGGCTGGTTCGGGCGTCACATCCGCGACCCGATATTGATGTTCCTCCAAATATTTCTTAACTTGTTCTTTCATTGCAAAGCCATCTTTGTCTGCACCAATAATGACATCCATGATCTATTCTCCTTTTTTTGTTTTGTCTGTAATAACATGCGTATATGTGTTGTAATGTTGCCGATCGTCGGCGCTGATTCCGGGATCAGTGATAAGCCCGTCTGTTTGGTCAAGGTCGTAGAAACTGTAGAAATCTTGCCGATTAAGTTTGAAATGATCCGCAGCAACAAATTTCATCCCCGCATTGTTCAACGCAATTCGCTGCGTCTGACCTTCTTCGGGGCTGGCGTTACTAATGTGATTGTCAGCGATACCGTTAACACTGATGAATGCTTTGGTCGTTGTGAGGTGAGCTAACATCTCATTTGCCAAGCTTCCGATAAAGGCTCCTGATCGTTCGCGGAGCTGGCCGCCGATCAGTTTTAACGAGAAGTAATCGGCGCGGTCCTGAAAGCTTTGGAAGACGGGAAGACTATTGGTGATGATCCGGACGTCAGGTTTCTTGAGGTACTGTGCAATCAGTTCATTCGTTGTGCCGGGCCCGATATAAATCGTATCGCCTGAAGTGATGATATCAGCAATGGTAGCGGCGATTTTACGCTTTTCGTTGACGTGAATGGACCGCTTCTCATTTCTGGACAATTCGGTTAGCGGTTTAAAATGGGTACTCTGTGCGCCGCCGTGAATACGGACTAACTCATTTCTTTCAGCAAGCTCTTCCAGATCCCGTCGCACAGTCATGGTTGAAACGCCTAAACTTTCACCAATTTCGTTAACGGTCACAATCCCTTTACGATCAACTAAATTACGGATTGTTAGCAAGCGCTCGTCTTTTAACATTGACTCACCTCACAAAAAAATGTTCGTTGTTGTTTGATTTTGTTTCTTATTACAGTCCTTAAGTTACCACTGGCTACATGATTCGTCAAGACCATAGTCGCGGTGTTTACGACTATTTTTATCGCGCGTTTTTATAAAAAAAGAAATAAAAAGCGCCATGGAAATGTGCAGATACAGCTGATTATTAGTAATCGAATAAACAGAAGACAACAGGTACACACAGCAATACGGTGCCACCCAAATATCGGTTGATGTTTTCACGGATCAAACGACTGATTCATTTGGCGTCAATTGACCAAGAACGGAACTCAAGAAGCGCAAAAAAGCCCTAAACATTTGCATGCTTAGGACTGTGGTTACATTGTTATCTGGTAGAATTAATTGGTAATAACTTGACTATTAGTGGCAGTGTCACTGTTAAAATGCGTAATATACAGTAGCAGTCATACGTTAATTAAGCTTTGAAAGTTTTAATAAATCAGCCGCTTGCTGGAGGACAGCAATGCGTGGCGTGACAGCGGGCGATGGTGGTGTTGTCCACCCCGCGAGTGCAAAGGCAACTTTTGCATCGGCTGCGGCTTGGGCGTCAGTCGGCGTATCACCGATGTAAACCGTCGTGTCAGGTTGGCCGCCTAACCGGTTACGTGCTAAGGTAATCGGATCGCCAAAGGGTTTGTTGCGTTTGGCTTCACCGGCGACAACCACTGTTTCAAAATACGGACTAAAGAGATACTTCTTATCTTCTTCGAGGAATTGCGGTTTGTCTTTTGAAGTGACGAGACCAAGCTTATAGTGGCGGCTTAATTGCGTTAGGACTTTTTGCATGTTGGGGAACCAAGTGACATGGTTGAGAAAAGCTTTCGAGTCTTCCCGCCATTCTTCATGCACCACGGGAATTTCTGCTGGACTGAAGCCTAGCTCTTTTAAACTATCGACACCAGCGCGGCCATTGGTCCAAGTCAAGTCCTCAATGGCGATTTCGCGGCCATGGCGGCGTAAAGTTTTTTGAAGCCCGTAAAGGTAACCTTCAACGTTGTCAAGCAAGGTGCCGTCAATATCAAAGATAAACGTATTCATATTCTTCCTCCTATAACGCTTATTATTGTAACAAGTAAGCGATAACAAAGAAAGGCGTAAACATGCGATTTCTACACACAGCCGATTGGCATATTGGCAAAAAACTAAACGATTTTGACTTATTGGAAGATCAGCAGGCGGTGTTTGAACAATTGGTGACCGTTGCCAAGCAGCAGCAAGTCGATGCCATTGTCATTGCCGGCGATTTATATGACCGCGCTTTACCCAGTGAGGCCGCGGTGGCAACGCTTGATCATATGCTGGTAACGCTAAATCGTAAGCTGAATTATCCATTGTTGGTGATTTCCGGCAATCACGACTCGGCCGTCCGTCTACGTACTGGCCGGTCATGGTTTTCCGCAACTAAGATGTACGTCAATACGCAATTAGCCGAGGCATTTACTCCTGTTGAACTTGGTGACACTCAATTTTTCTTGCTACCTTATTTTGAACCGTTTGCTGTCCGTGATTATTTTCAGGATGCAACGATTACCAATGTAGCACAAGCCATTCGCCCGATTGTTGCCAAAATGAAAGCCCAGTTTAAACCCGATATGCGGCATATTTTGGTGAGTCATTTTTTTGCTGCCGGTAGTGATCATAGCGCTTCGGAAACAAAGGTTAACGTCGGCGGATTGGATGCAGTCCCGATTGATGACTTGGCAGCGTTTGACTATGTGGCGTTAGGTCATTTGCATAATCATAATGCGCTGCACGCCGAACCTAAGATTCAGTATAGTGGTGCCTTATTGAAATATGCGGTCGCTGAAGCCAAGCAGGAGAAGGGCGTCTACATTGTCGATACTGACACGATGGCGCGGACGTTTATTCCGTTGACGCCACAACATGACTTGATTGAGTTGAAAGCTAGCTATGCGGAATTGACTGATCCGGATTTTTATCGCCAGCAGGACCGCGATGCTTATATTGGCGTTGATCTAACCGACACGCAGGTGATTCCTAATGTCATGGCCCAGTTGCGGAAGATTTACCCAAGGATTATCAGTCTGCGCCGTGAAAATGGGGTCACCGCCGTAAAACCGTTAAAACAACGGCAGCGCGATCTCGATCCGCTGAGTTTGTTGAAGAATTTTTATGCTGAGATGATGCAAACAGATCTGACAGCGGATCAGCTGAAGTGGGCCAAAGCGGGACTTGGTGAAGCAGAAAGCGGGCAGAAACAGTGAAACTTAAACAATTACACATGCAGTTTTTCGGACCCTATGCAGATGAAACGGTTAATTTTGAAGATTTTCGCACGAGCCCGCTATTCTTAATCAGCGGACCGACTGGCAGCGGGAAAACCACGATTTTTGATGCCTTAGTGTATGCGTTATACGGCGAGACGTCAGGGGAACGCGATGGCATGCAGATGCGGTCCAACTTTGCCAGCCACCATGATCTGACTAAAATTACGTTAACTTTTGATCATGACGGTAAACATTATCGGGTAGTGCGCCAGCCGCAACAGATACAGCAAAAAAAACGTGGTGATGGACTGACTGAGGTCAAAGCAAAGGCCT harbors:
- a CDS encoding tagatose-bisphosphate aldolase; the protein is MTVTLTAGQFKHLQKLSDENNVISALAIDQRGSLKKMLAAAANKPADETTIVDFKKAVSEELTKYASSILLDPEYGLPAAKVRAPQAGLLLSYEKTGYDATEPGRFPDLIDNQSALRIKNEGGDAVKFLLYIDPDEPDSINDRKYAFVERVGAEAKANDLPLFLELVSYDGTLNETGTAAWAKVKPDKVIKITKEFSKPQYNVSVLKVEVPVDQKFVEGFTDEGVTPVYTKEEAAKYYKAQSDATDLPFIFLSAGVSNELFLEELKFAKEAGSTFNGVLCGRATWKPGVKPFAAEGEAAGKQWLETEGKANIDRLNKVLADTATPWTDKVSHE
- the lacA gene encoding galactose-6-phosphate isomerase subunit LacA codes for the protein MDVIIGADKDGFAMKEQVKKYLEEHQYRVADVTPEPAEDFVESSLAVTKKLLNSDAHKAIMFDRYGVGSAMASNKVKGMVTAVVEEENTAHMTAEHNGAKAIAIGTGITGYDRALVIIQRYLDTEYAGGRHQIRLDMLEKMI
- a CDS encoding DeoR/GlpR family DNA-binding transcription regulator, with translation MLKDERLLTIRNLVDRKGIVTVNEIGESLGVSTMTVRRDLEELAERNELVRIHGGAQSTHFKPLTELSRNEKRSIHVNEKRKIAATIADIITSGDTIYIGPGTTNELIAQYLKKPDVRIITNSLPVFQSFQDRADYFSLKLIGGQLRERSGAFIGSLANEMLAHLTTTKAFISVNGIADNHISNASPEEGQTQRIALNNAGMKFVAADHFKLNRQDFYSFYDLDQTDGLITDPGISADDRQHYNTYTHVITDKTKKGE
- a CDS encoding HAD family hydrolase, whose protein sequence is MNTFIFDIDGTLLDNVEGYLYGLQKTLRRHGREIAIEDLTWTNGRAGVDSLKELGFSPAEIPVVHEEWREDSKAFLNHVTWFPNMQKVLTQLSRHYKLGLVTSKDKPQFLEEDKKYLFSPYFETVVVAGEAKRNKPFGDPITLARNRLGGQPDTTVYIGDTPTDAQAAADAKVAFALAGWTTPPSPAVTPRIAVLQQAADLLKLSKLN
- the lacB gene encoding galactose-6-phosphate isomerase subunit LacB, which codes for MIIAIGNDHIVTMQKIEISNMLKDMGYTVIDEGTYDTHRTHYPIYGKKVAEDVADGRADLGIVMCGTGIGISTAADKNEGIRAAMCDDVTSAVYAREQLNANVLGIGGAVVGVHLIQDIVKAYLDATYKETPENKKLIDKIDNIAKPNPDQKDNPHFFDAELEKWAEGVYHD
- a CDS encoding serine hydrolase domain-containing protein — protein: MVTPEVLKDESPLSRSLQTEHYNGAVAVVSPDKELTADAQGFSHIDMKVPFASHTMSGAGTVTQQFFGVLLMQFVEAGTVKLTDRLSKYIPEYQQAEQITLAQLATMQSGIPDYLTLMAAPFKANAPDTLPAERLALQINQHTGQNMDLAKVLAVVDDLPLNFKPGSKTAYSSTNALLLGEVLDRVTNERPLEAILKAQIYDPLNLTNTKLGTAHAFAESYHWIAGNPNVAGKGNENQADRGLVTTVADLEKFAQAVLTGQLLTAASWKTIFKAAEAGYGYGWYKLADGWLGNTGSVLGYTGLLGINQAQKKAVVGLTNVLKPQATMDQFFKRIYTAAVKL
- a CDS encoding DUF4867 family protein is translated as MSTLEKIQALNPDKTIYQLTDSAFSDYGVTYTQYDVSELQQFMDQQVPIPAPTAANRYIPSNPAMEKLPVVQQIGRDVFAGLPIEAGECAGHAEALTAVEFHQGSEVNVFFTDVVMVIGKRGQMHDGQFNAEKDAKLFFVPAGTVVEFFSDTLHYSPCEAHASGFKFIVMLIRGSNQPLPVGYHTDNPLIVKQNKFQVVHASRTDKINQGIKVGVTGKLVTVNHLD
- a CDS encoding exonuclease SbcCD subunit D, with translation MRFLHTADWHIGKKLNDFDLLEDQQAVFEQLVTVAKQQQVDAIVIAGDLYDRALPSEAAVATLDHMLVTLNRKLNYPLLVISGNHDSAVRLRTGRSWFSATKMYVNTQLAEAFTPVELGDTQFFLLPYFEPFAVRDYFQDATITNVAQAIRPIVAKMKAQFKPDMRHILVSHFFAAGSDHSASETKVNVGGLDAVPIDDLAAFDYVALGHLHNHNALHAEPKIQYSGALLKYAVAEAKQEKGVYIVDTDTMARTFIPLTPQHDLIELKASYAELTDPDFYRQQDRDAYIGVDLTDTQVIPNVMAQLRKIYPRIISLRRENGVTAVKPLKQRQRDLDPLSLLKNFYAEMMQTDLTADQLKWAKAGLGEAESGQKQ
- the lacC gene encoding tagatose-6-phosphate kinase, coding for MILTVTLNPSIDVSYPLDHLKIDTVNRVKTVRKTAGGKGLNVSRVIHLLDHDITATGFIGGYFGKWLENQLDHDGIAHNFFPIDAETRSSIAVLHDGGKQTEILEAGPTIAPEDASAFLDHFDKLLDQTDLLTISGSMPQGLPEDYYTQMIAHAGAKNVKVLLDTSGATLKSALEAPVKPLLIKPNEEELAGLLNRPVDKTDYATLKQALTDPIFDGVDWIVVSLGSAGAFVKHQDKFYHAAIPKIQVVNPVGSGDSTLAGLAMGIHDGKSDEDIMKTAMTTGMLNTMEAETGFVDPAKFAEYFAKVTIETY